A region of Diceros bicornis minor isolate mBicDic1 chromosome 31, mDicBic1.mat.cur, whole genome shotgun sequence DNA encodes the following proteins:
- the LOC131395527 gene encoding pepsin-3-like: MKWLLLLSLVALSECLIYKVPLVRKKSWRKNLIEHGLLEKTHPRNLARKYFPKEAATLAHVESMENYYDEEYFGTISIGTPAQDFTVIFDTGSSNLWVPSTYCSSLACTNHNRFNPDDSSTYEATSESLSIEYGTGSMTGILGYDTVKVGGIDDTNQIFGLSETEPGSTFYYAPFDGILGLGYPSISSSDATPVFDNIWDQGLVSEDLFSVYLSSDDESGSVVIFGGIDSSYYTGSLHWVPVTEEGYWQITLDSITINGETIACSGSCQAIIDTGTSLLAGPTSAIDNIQSYIGASADSSSEEVISCSSIDSLPDIVFTLNGVEFPLPASAYILEEDETCISGFEGMDLDTSSGDLWILGDVFIRRYYTVFDRANNQVGLASVA; encoded by the exons ATGAAGTGGCTGCTGCTGCTCAGCTTGGTGGCGCTCTCTGAGTGCCTTATCTACAA GGTTCCGCTTGTCAGAAAGAAGTCCTGGAGGAAGAACCTGATCGAGCATGGCCTGCTGGAGAAGACGCATCCCCGCAACCTAGCAAGGAAGTACTTCCCCAAGGAGGCCGCCACCTTGGCACATGTCGAGTCCATGGAGAACTACTATGAT GAGGAGTACTTTGGCACCATCAGCATCGGAACCCCCGCTCAGGATTTCACCGTCATCTTTGACACCGGCTCCTCCAACCTGTGGGTGCCCTCCACCTACTGCTCCAGTCTCGCCTGCA CTAACCACAACCGTTTCAACCCTGATGACTCCTCCACCTATGAGGCCACCAGCGAGTCTCTCTCCATCGAATATGGCACCGGCAGCATGACAGGCATCCTCGGATATGACACTGTCAAG GTTGGAGGCATCGACGACACCAACCAGATCTTTGGCCTGAGCGAGACAGAGCCGGGTTCCACATTTTACTACGCTCCCTTCGACGGCATCCTGGGTCTGGGCTACCCCAGCATCTCCTCCTCCGACGCCACACCTGTCTTTGACAACATATGGGACCAGGGGCTGGTTTCCGAAGACCTCTTCTCCGTCTACCTGAGCTC CGATGACGAGAGTGGCAGCGTGGTAATATTTGGTGGCATCGATTCTTCTTACTACACTGGAAGCCTGCACTGGGTGCCTGTTACTGAGGAGGGTTACTGGCAGATCACCTTGGACAG CATCACCATCAACGGAGAGACCATTGCTTGCAGCGGGAGCTGCCAGGCCATTATTGACACAGGCACCTCTCTGCTGGCTGGCCCAACCTCTGCCATTGACAATATCCAGAGCTACATTGGAGCCAGCGCAGACTCCTCCAGCGAG GAGGTGATCAGCTGCTCATCCATCGACAGCCTGCCCGACATCGTCTTCACCCTCAATGGCGTCGAGTTCCCTCTGCCTGCCAGTGCCTACATCCTAGAG GAGGACGAGACCTGCATCAGCGGCTTTGAGGGCATGGACCTCGACACCAGCTCTGGAGATCTCTGGATCCTGGGTGACGTCTTCATCCGCCGGTATTACACCGTCTTCGACAGAGCCAACAACCAGGTTGGCCTGGCGTCTGTGGCCTAA